Proteins co-encoded in one Malus sylvestris chromosome 7, drMalSylv7.2, whole genome shotgun sequence genomic window:
- the LOC126628071 gene encoding AT-hook motif nuclear-localized protein 23-like produces the protein MAGLDLGSASRFVHQQLQLPDLHLQRPPDSEDDHTTPNRNNLFSSDHHQNDVDDDNPHHQGLDLVTPNSGSGDSGGRRSRGRPPGSRNKPKPPVIITRESANTLRAHILEVTSGCDVFDSVGTYARKRQRGICVLSGSGMVTNVSLRQPTAAGAVVTLHGRFEILSLTGSFLPPPAPPGATSLTIFLAGGQGQVVGGNVVGALIASGPVIVIASSFTNVAYERLPLEEEEQLQMQQPLPQSSGGGGGGEGSGGGGASNPFPDPSSGLPFFNLPLNNMTHQLQVDSWGGNSAGRPPY, from the coding sequence ATGGCTGGCTTAGACTTGGGTTCAGCATCTCGGTTTGTTCATCAGCAGCTCCAACTCCCTGATCTCCACCTCCAAAGACCACCGGACTCCGAAGATGACCACACCACCCCCAACCGCAACAATCTTTTCTCCTCTGACCACCACCAAAATGATGTTGATGATGACAATCCTCATCATCAAGGGCTTGACCTGGTGACCCCAAATTCTGGTTCCGGTGACTCTGGAGGCCGACGCTCCAGAGGTCGGCCCCCAGGGTCTAGAAACAAGCCCAAGCCCCCGGTGATCATAACTCGTGAGAGCGCAAACACCCTAAGAGCACATATTTTGGAAGTCACCAGCGGTTGTGATGTGTTTGATTCCGTTGGCACCTACGCGAGGAAAAGGCAGCGAGGGATTTGTGTTTTGAGTGGGAGTGGAATGGTGACCAACGTGAGCTTGCGCCAGCCGACTGCGGCTGGTGCAGTTGTCACGCTGCACGGCAGATTTGAGATTCTATCATTAACAGGCTCATTTCTACCACCACCTGCGCCGCCTGGAGCCACCAGCCTCACAATATTTTTGGCTGGTGGACAAGGCCAGGTTGTGGGCGGAAATGTTGTGGGAGCACTAATAGCATCTGGACCTGTTATTGTCATAGCCTCATCCTTTACCAACGTGGCTTATGAGAGATTGCCCTTGGAGGAAGAGGAGCAGCTGCAGATGCAGCAGCCTTTGCCACAGTCTTcaggtggcggtggcggtggtgaAGGCAGCGGTGGCGGAGGAGCAAGCAACCCCTTTCCAGATCCATCTTCGGGGCTTCCCTTCTTTAATCTGCCACTCAATAACATGACTCATCAGCTGCAGGTTGATAGTTGGGGAGGAAACTCTGCTGGGCGGCCGCCTTATTGA